One Vigna unguiculata cultivar IT97K-499-35 chromosome 11, ASM411807v1, whole genome shotgun sequence DNA window includes the following coding sequences:
- the LOC114168143 gene encoding auxin-responsive protein SAUR68-like, with protein MISAKRLIEMARKWQKMAAGKRKRISYPRHHNLHSSAPNKGHFVVYSVDHKRFVVPLKYLTTNVFKELLNWSEEEFGLPSNGPITLPCDSIFLEYVISLIREHVPEEVEKALITSMVTCHHLASSSSSSSSSSRMIIYGF; from the coding sequence ATGATAAGTGCAAAGAGGCTCATTGAAATGGCAAGAAAGTGGCAGAAAATGGCTGCGGGAAAACGCAAGAGAATTTCATACCCAAGGCACCATAATCTTCATTCTTCAGCACCAAACAAGGGTCACTTCGTCGTTTATAGCGTCGATCATAAGCGATTCGTGGTTCCCTTGAAGTACCTCACCACCAACGTCTTCAAAGAGCTTCTGAATTGGTCTGAAGAGGAGTTCGGTTTACCATCTAATGGACCCATTACGTTGCCTTGTGATAGCATCTTCTTGGAGTACGTAATCTCGTTGATTCGGGAACACGTTCCCGAAGAGGTTGAGAAGGCTTTGATCACTTCAATGGTTACGTGTCACCACTtggcatcatcatcatcatcttcttcttcttcttcgcgTATGATTATTTATGGCTTCTGA
- the LOC114170733 gene encoding expansin-like A2: MAFLLLFLLSLLSSSVTACDRCLHQSKASFFTKDSVLSSGACGYGSQALDLSGGNIAAGVASLFKNGAGCGACFQVRCKNPSVCSKQGTRVVLTDLNQNNQTDFVLSSRAFLSMAEKGKGKEISKLGIVDIEYKRVPCVYKNQNLAVRVEETSKKADYLAVKFLYQGGQTEIVSVDVAQVGSANWSFLSRNHGAVWDTSRVPRGALQFRFVVTAGYDGKWIWAKKVLPADWKNGVAYDSGVQITDIAQEGCFPCDDSSW; the protein is encoded by the exons ATGGCtttccttcttctctttctcctctCCCTTCTCTCTTCTTCTGTCACTGCCTGCGATCGCTGCCTGCATCAATCCAAGGCTTCCTTTTTCACCAAAGACTCTGTTCTTTCAT CTGGGGCATGTGGGTATGGGTCTCAGGCACTGGACTTAAGTGGTGGAAACATCGCAGCTGGTGTGGCCTCTCTCTTCAAAAATGGAGCCGGTTGTGGTGCCTGCTTTCAG GTAAGATGCAAGAACCCAAGTGTTTGCAGCAAACAGGGCACCAGAGTGGTGTTGACCGATCTTAATCAAAACAATCAAACCGACTTTGTACTCAGCAGCAGAGCTTTCTTAAGCATGGCCGAGAAGGGGAAGGGCAAAGAAATATCGAAACTTGGCATTGTTGACATTGAATACAAAAG AGTACCTTGTGTTTACAAGAATCAGAATTTGGCGGTCCGCGTAGAAGAAACAAGCAAGAAGGCAGATTATTTAGCAGTTAAATTCTTGTACCAAGGAGGTCAAACAGAGATTGTGAGCGTTGATGTGGCTCAG gTGGGGTCTGCGAATTGGAGCTTCTTGAGCAGAAACCACGGAGCGGTGTGGGACACGAGTAGGGTACCGAGAGGTGCATTGCAGTTTCGTTTTGTGGTAACAGCAGGGTATGATGGGAAGTGGATTTGGGCGAAGAAGGTGCTACCTGCTGATTGGAAAAACGGTGTCGCATATGATTCTGGGGTTCAGATAACAGACATTGCACAAGAGGGTTGTTTCCCCTGTGATGATTCAAGCTGGTGA
- the LOC114170427 gene encoding auxin-responsive protein SAUR64-like gives MAWKLQKEITNYQRKRLLWPKTHENAASAEGCSVWTKAEKGHFVVYSIDKKRFVLPLLYLKNKIFRELFKLAEEEFGLCSNVPLTLPCEGALIEYVITLIQRNVTKDVEEAVLMFIATVRCQSSFDLHREPTNQHLLCSY, from the coding sequence ATGGCTTGGAAGTTGCAGAAAGAGATCACTAATTACCAAAGGAAGAGACTTCTGTGGCCGAAGACTCATGAAAATGCAGCATCAGCAGAAGGTTGCAGCGTGTGGACGAAGGCTGAAAAGGGTCACTTTGTTGTTTACAGCATTGATAAGAAGCGCTTCGTGCTTCCCTTACTGTATCTGAAAAACAAGATTTTCAGAGAGCTTTTCAAGTTGGCAGAAGAAGAGTTTGGTCTTTGTAGCAACGTGCCTTTAACGTTGCCTTGTGAAGGGGCGTTAATAGAGTACGTGATAACGTTGATCCAGAGAAACGTGACTAAGGATGTGGAAGAAGCTGTGTTGATGTTCATAGCTACCGTTCGATGCCAATCGTCCTTTGATCTTCATCGTGAACCCACCAACCAACACTTGCTTTGCAGCTACTGA